A section of the Triticum dicoccoides isolate Atlit2015 ecotype Zavitan chromosome 7A, WEW_v2.0, whole genome shotgun sequence genome encodes:
- the LOC119332892 gene encoding uncharacterized protein LOC119332892, whose protein sequence is MAFRPVPTRHQAPSSGALRSSSSSAAEALHGNTVPPLRCRRLPPPRAVDTLLCCTPPTTSRPVHCPTSRVEEVMDDKNSKADMHVEYMVQFPVSSDDVEEVLPTPPLRSEDTLRFSTRNVQNMEDKIQDRAVAIPKKRNLEGLMKQEDAVTLRTGGEKLKENASRLMRICATAYQEEGAR, encoded by the exons ATGGCCTTCCGGCCAGTGCCCACGCGCCACCAGGCGCCGTCCTCTGGCGCCctacgctcctcctcctcctccgccgccgaagcCCTCCACGGCAACACCGTACCCCCTCTCCGCTGCCGACGACTTCCTCCGCCGCGCGCCGTCGACACTCTGCTGTGTTGCACGCCTCCAACAACTTCGCGCCCTGTACACTGCCCAACGAGCAGG GTGGAAGAAGTGATGGATGATAAGAACAGCAAggctgatatgcatgtggagtacaTGGTACAATTCCCTGTCTCTTCTGATGATGTGGAGGAAGTGCTTCCTACTCCTCCACTAAGATCTGAGGATACTCTGAGATTCAGTACAAGGAATGTGCAGAACATGGAGGACAAGATACAAGATAGAGCTGTGGCCATTCCAAAAAAGAGGAACCTTGAAG GtctgatgaagcaagaggacgcggTGACGCTAAGAACTGGAGGGGAAAAGCTGAAAGAGAACGCTTCTCGGCTGATGAGGATATGCGCGACGGCCTATCAGGAAGAAGGAGCTCGTTGA